Proteins from a single region of Nitratidesulfovibrio sp.:
- a CDS encoding ATP-dependent sacrificial sulfur transferase LarE, with amino-acid sequence MTNTDTPRPSTPLPAVQDLPPTLKDLLATMPELAVALSGGLDSRFLTHAALLAGCRVTALHITGPHMPPRETEEARRWATERGAAFVTVPLNPLGIPAIAAGQRDRCYHCKHAAFTALQATAAPLPLCDGTNADDLTAYRPGLRALGELGIRSPLAEAGLSKANIRQWAARTGMDRPDQAARPCLLTRLAYGMQPDAATLARLAEAEEELENLGLWDFRLRLAPNAPPRLQIGPAHAAAENVAAGTTDTGGMAQRPSSADLLRILARHGFGDAAIDAGGPVSGYFDR; translated from the coding sequence ATGACCAACACCGACACCCCGCGCCCCAGTACGCCGCTCCCTGCCGTGCAGGATCTGCCCCCCACCCTGAAAGACCTGCTGGCCACCATGCCGGAACTGGCGGTGGCCCTTTCCGGCGGGCTGGACAGCCGCTTCCTGACCCACGCCGCCCTGCTGGCGGGCTGCCGCGTCACCGCCCTGCACATCACCGGCCCGCACATGCCCCCGCGCGAAACGGAAGAGGCGCGCCGCTGGGCCACCGAACGCGGGGCCGCTTTCGTCACCGTACCGCTGAACCCGTTGGGCATACCGGCCATCGCTGCGGGCCAGCGCGACCGCTGCTACCATTGCAAGCACGCGGCCTTCACCGCCCTGCAGGCCACGGCCGCCCCCCTGCCCCTGTGCGACGGCACCAATGCCGACGACCTGACCGCCTACCGCCCCGGCCTGCGCGCCCTGGGCGAACTGGGCATCCGCTCGCCGCTGGCCGAAGCGGGCCTGTCCAAGGCCAACATCCGCCAATGGGCGGCGCGCACCGGCATGGACAGGCCGGATCAGGCCGCCCGCCCCTGCCTGCTTACCCGGCTGGCCTACGGCATGCAGCCGGACGCGGCCACCCTGGCCCGGCTGGCCGAGGCGGAAGAAGAACTGGAAAATCTTGGCCTGTGGGACTTTCGCCTGCGGCTGGCGCCGAATGCCCCGCCCCGCCTGCAAATCGGCCCGGCGCACGCGGCGGCGGAAAATGTGGCGGCAGGCACTACGGATACTGGCGGCATGGCGCAGCGCCCCTCATCCGCAGACCTGCTCCGGATACTGGCCCGGCACGGCTTCGGCGATGCCGCCATTGACGCGGGCGGACCGGTGAGCGGCTA
- a CDS encoding homocysteine biosynthesis protein, giving the protein MASFKVNKTIAEINERIRQGKAVVLNAEEMTEAVRRMGKEKAAREIDVVTTGTFSPMCSSGLLFNIGQQDPPTLKTSKVWMNDVPAYAGLAAVDSYLGATEPTEDDPLNKVYPGRFKYGGGHVIEDLVRGKAVHLRAEAYGTDCYPRKSLDKKITLSELPYAHLLNPRNCYQNYNAAVNLTSRIIYTYMGPLKPNLRNVNFATAGRISPLFNDPLFRTIGLGTRIFLGGGTGYVLGAGTQHVAAPKRTERGLPLSPAGTLMLKGDLKGMNPRYLRGLSFLGYGCSLAVGVGIPIPILNEEIAWFTGVDDSDIQMPVKDYGHDYPNCLPRVIQHVTYEDLKSGEVEIMGKKVETVPMTSYPLSLEVANTLKAWIEKGEFLLTEPVELLPSA; this is encoded by the coding sequence GAATGCCGAGGAGATGACCGAGGCCGTCCGTCGAATGGGCAAGGAAAAGGCCGCCCGCGAAATCGACGTCGTCACCACCGGGACTTTCTCGCCGATGTGCTCCTCCGGGCTGCTCTTCAACATCGGCCAGCAGGACCCGCCCACCCTCAAGACCTCGAAGGTCTGGATGAACGACGTGCCCGCGTACGCGGGGCTTGCCGCCGTGGATTCCTACCTGGGCGCCACCGAACCCACCGAGGACGATCCGCTGAACAAGGTCTACCCCGGCCGGTTCAAGTACGGCGGCGGCCATGTCATCGAGGACCTTGTGCGCGGCAAGGCCGTGCATCTGCGGGCAGAAGCCTACGGCACCGACTGCTACCCGCGCAAGTCGCTGGACAAGAAGATCACCCTGTCCGAGCTGCCCTATGCACACCTGCTGAACCCGCGCAACTGCTACCAGAACTACAACGCGGCCGTGAACCTGACGAGCCGCATCATCTACACGTACATGGGCCCGCTGAAGCCCAACCTGCGCAACGTCAACTTCGCCACGGCGGGCCGCATATCGCCGCTGTTCAACGACCCGCTGTTCCGCACCATCGGCCTTGGCACCCGGATATTCCTGGGCGGCGGCACGGGGTACGTCCTTGGGGCGGGCACGCAGCACGTGGCGGCGCCCAAGCGCACCGAGCGCGGCCTGCCGCTTTCCCCGGCGGGCACCCTGATGCTGAAGGGCGACCTGAAGGGCATGAACCCGCGCTACCTGCGCGGCCTGTCCTTCCTGGGCTACGGCTGCTCGCTGGCCGTGGGCGTGGGCATTCCCATCCCCATCCTGAACGAGGAAATCGCCTGGTTCACCGGCGTGGACGACAGCGACATCCAGATGCCGGTCAAGGACTACGGGCACGACTACCCCAACTGCCTGCCGCGGGTCATCCAGCACGTGACCTACGAAGACCTGAAGAGCGGCGAGGTGGAGATCATGGGCAAGAAGGTGGAAACCGTGCCCATGACCAGCTACCCGCTGTCGCTGGAAGTGGCCAACACGCTGAAGGCGTGGATCGAAAAGGGCGAATTCCTGCTTACCGAGCCAGTGGAACTGCTGCCCTCGGCGTAA